One Sphingomonas sp. SUN039 genomic window carries:
- a CDS encoding TrbI/VirB10 family protein yields the protein MAIRGPTGDPRIEIDPPAEAGVRPVVALPRPGVSTVAMIGGAVLAGLLLFTILDARRRDAAAPAVRPRASEMQTGTAPPPPLFIPAERPVVIVEDVQPAPAPPPPRQPPAPRIVYVPQPVPSPSPVIQNVDTVPQRSAASGPVLVVDTSAPAPTAVAGQGAAASSSPGTTSGTARARSGMFANNATTVPQGTIIQAVLETALDSTRPGFARAIVSRDVRGFDGTRVLIPRGSRLVGEYRSDAAPGQRRALVNWVRLIRPDGVTIAIGSPAADPLGRGGIRARVDTHFFERFAGAILQSSFDIGIALATRNSGVGSTIVLLPGAVQGVADQATQIIPPQQITNTLSVRQGTSISIFAARDLDFTGTEQQR from the coding sequence ATGGCGATAAGGGGTCCGACCGGCGATCCGCGCATCGAGATCGACCCGCCGGCTGAGGCTGGCGTGCGCCCGGTCGTCGCCCTCCCCCGTCCGGGCGTATCTACGGTCGCGATGATCGGCGGCGCCGTGCTCGCCGGCCTGCTCCTTTTCACTATCCTCGATGCGCGTCGCCGCGATGCGGCTGCACCCGCTGTGCGTCCGCGCGCCAGCGAGATGCAGACGGGCACCGCGCCGCCACCTCCCCTGTTCATTCCCGCCGAACGGCCGGTCGTGATCGTCGAAGACGTACAGCCCGCTCCCGCCCCGCCCCCGCCCCGCCAGCCGCCAGCACCGCGCATCGTCTATGTACCGCAGCCAGTTCCGTCGCCATCTCCGGTCATCCAGAACGTGGATACGGTTCCGCAACGCAGCGCAGCCAGTGGCCCCGTACTCGTCGTCGACACAAGCGCCCCCGCCCCGACCGCCGTTGCAGGCCAGGGCGCTGCCGCCAGCTCCTCCCCGGGGACGACCAGCGGCACTGCCCGTGCCCGCTCCGGCATGTTCGCGAACAACGCCACGACGGTGCCGCAAGGCACGATCATCCAGGCAGTGCTGGAAACGGCCCTCGATTCGACCCGGCCGGGTTTTGCCCGTGCAATCGTCTCGCGCGACGTGCGTGGCTTCGATGGCACGCGCGTGCTGATCCCGCGCGGAAGCCGACTCGTCGGCGAATATCGTAGCGATGCTGCCCCCGGGCAGCGCCGCGCACTCGTGAACTGGGTCCGGCTGATCCGACCGGACGGCGTTACAATTGCGATCGGTTCGCCGGCCGCCGACCCGCTCGGTCGCGGCGGCATCCGCGCCCGGGTCGACACGCATTTCTTCGAACGGTTCGCGGGCGCGATACTGCAGTCATCGTTCGATATCGGCATTGCACTTGCAACGCGCAACAGCGGCGTGGGCAGTACGATCGTCCTGCTGCCAGGTGCCGTGCAGGGCGTTGCCGACCAAGCAACCCAGATCATCCCACCGCAACAGATCACCAACACACTCAGCGTCCGCCAGGGCACCAGCATCTCGATTTTCGCGGCCCGCGACCTCGACTTCACTGGCACCGAGCAGCAACGATGA
- a CDS encoding TrbG/VirB9 family P-type conjugative transfer protein → MGLSTPLAAQVPPPVSGDPRLLTVDYALDQVFRVQAATGYQVTIELNADERVESVGVGDAGAWQVTANRRGDHLFVKPLLGGVATNMTVVTNVRTYAFDLLPGNVGDMPYIYRFRYPGDGKVADSEVEQAPLAEGRYRLSGARAVRPSRISDDGRRTYIEWPGEAALPAVYAVNARGQEELVNGNMRDGLYVIDSVVPRLVFRIDAALARATRIGGNGLR, encoded by the coding sequence GTGGGGCTGTCCACGCCGCTCGCCGCGCAGGTTCCGCCGCCTGTCAGTGGCGATCCGCGCCTGCTAACCGTCGACTATGCGCTCGATCAGGTGTTCCGGGTGCAGGCAGCGACGGGCTATCAGGTCACAATCGAGCTGAACGCCGACGAACGTGTCGAGAGCGTTGGTGTGGGCGACGCCGGGGCCTGGCAGGTCACAGCGAATCGACGGGGCGACCACCTTTTCGTCAAGCCACTGCTGGGCGGTGTCGCAACCAACATGACGGTCGTGACCAACGTGCGGACCTATGCCTTCGACCTTTTGCCGGGCAATGTCGGGGACATGCCCTATATCTACCGGTTCCGTTATCCGGGCGATGGCAAGGTTGCCGATAGCGAAGTCGAACAAGCACCGCTCGCCGAAGGGCGATACCGGTTGAGCGGCGCACGTGCGGTCAGGCCGAGCCGGATCAGCGACGACGGCCGCCGCACCTACATCGAATGGCCGGGCGAAGCCGCGCTGCCCGCCGTTTATGCGGTCAATGCGCGCGGACAGGAAGAGCTGGTCAACGGCAACATGCGCGACGGCCTTTACGTCATCGACAGTGTCGTGCCCCGCCTGGTCTTTCGCATCGATGCTGCGCTTGCGCGCGCGACCCGCATCGGCGGCAACGGCCTGCGCTAA